A window of Methanosphaera sp. WGK6 contains these coding sequences:
- a CDS encoding aspartate aminotransferase family protein: MNTNEVKDTLDTYVMHSYGRYDLVIDHAHGSIVYDKEGKEYIDCVAGIAVNSIGHTHKRVTETLTEESKKLIHVSNLYYTEEQASYAERIVKLSPHDKVFFCNSGAEANEGAIKLARKYTGKSEIIAMNDSFHGRTLTTITATGQPKYQKGFGPLPEGFIHVDYNDIKQIEDAITENTAAVLVEPIQGESGVRVPDEDYLPELRKLCDEKGILLIFDEVQTGFGRTGKLFASELTNTVPDITTCAKAVAGGLPMGLVLARAEVADAFTPGTHASTFGGTALVCAVASTVLDIYEDEKLVEKSYENGKYFLEKLEALREKHDCIVDIRGRGLMVGVEVNYQCGDLVAEAQEKGVLINVANGSVIRFVPPLIITKKELDKVVEVIDEILP; encoded by the coding sequence TTGAATACTAACGAAGTAAAAGACACATTAGATACATATGTTATGCACAGCTATGGACGTTATGATTTAGTAATTGATCATGCTCATGGTAGTATAGTATATGATAAAGAAGGAAAAGAATATATTGATTGTGTTGCAGGTATAGCAGTAAATAGTATTGGACACACTCACAAAAGAGTTACTGAAACACTGACTGAAGAATCAAAAAAACTTATTCATGTTTCAAATCTTTACTACACTGAGGAACAAGCAAGTTACGCTGAAAGAATAGTTAAACTTTCACCTCATGATAAAGTATTTTTCTGTAACAGTGGTGCAGAAGCAAATGAAGGAGCAATAAAACTAGCACGTAAATACACGGGTAAAAGTGAAATTATTGCAATGAATGATTCATTCCATGGAAGAACACTCACAACAATCACTGCAACGGGACAACCTAAATATCAGAAAGGATTCGGACCACTTCCTGAAGGATTTATACATGTGGACTATAATGATATTAAACAAATAGAAGATGCAATAACTGAAAATACTGCAGCAGTACTTGTAGAGCCAATACAAGGAGAAAGTGGTGTAAGAGTTCCTGATGAAGATTATTTACCCGAACTTAGAAAATTATGTGATGAAAAAGGAATTCTTTTAATATTTGATGAAGTTCAAACTGGTTTTGGACGTACTGGTAAGTTATTTGCTTCAGAATTAACTAATACAGTACCTGATATAACAACCTGTGCTAAAGCAGTAGCTGGTGGATTACCAATGGGACTTGTCCTTGCCCGTGCAGAAGTAGCAGATGCTTTTACTCCAGGAACTCATGCTTCTACATTTGGTGGAACTGCACTTGTATGTGCAGTAGCATCAACAGTACTTGATATATATGAAGATGAAAAGTTAGTAGAAAAATCATATGAAAATGGTAAATATTTCCTTGAAAAACTTGAAGCTTTAAGAGAAAAACATGACTGTATTGTGGATATAAGAGGTCGTGGTTTAATGGTTGGTGTTGAAGTAAATTATCAATGTGGTGATTTAGTAGCTGAAGCTCAAGAAAAAGGAGTACTTATTAATGTTGCAAATGGTTCTGTTATAAGATTTGTACCACCACTTATAATCACAAAAAAAGAATTGGACAAAGTAGTAGAAGTTATTGATGAAATATTACCATAA
- a CDS encoding glycosyltransferase — MKKFNCIFPGLYNYILTKDVGMIPYTLSKYYNTTITTYNNDNYEYMNSLLQKDNMQLEFLEKTGNEKKDVKQYIKNNAQNIDVIEFYHLRYSILPSYIFTYKIHNRKGKIHLKLDANNDIIDFLVKRKGIMPSLRRKLVKILFNYIDVISIETLRNYEVLKKSKLVNNNKLMYLPNGVVKTNVKLEKEKTILYVGYIQKENKSIDMLISAISNMELNDWKLVLIGEIKEDMQEFFEEIFNKNPKLREKIILKGYISDKIELSKEYAKSNIYCCTSLKESFGISTLEAAYHGNYIISTNVGGSPDIIEKTGYGQIIEHDEEILRKTLTNTINNWNNIKQNPYLIQKIVYNYFSWDIICKKLNDKLQGINL; from the coding sequence TTGAAAAAATTTAATTGCATATTTCCAGGACTATACAATTACATTCTAACAAAGGATGTGGGAATGATTCCATATACTTTATCTAAATATTATAATACTACAATAACTACTTATAATAATGATAACTATGAATATATGAATTCTTTACTTCAAAAAGACAATATGCAGCTGGAATTTCTAGAAAAAACAGGAAATGAAAAGAAAGATGTTAAACAATATATTAAAAATAATGCTCAAAATATTGATGTAATTGAATTTTATCATTTAAGATACAGCATTTTACCTTCATACATTTTTACATATAAAATCCATAATAGAAAAGGAAAAATACATCTTAAATTAGATGCTAACAATGACATAATTGATTTTTTAGTTAAAAGAAAAGGAATTATGCCTAGTTTACGTAGAAAACTTGTTAAAATACTATTTAACTACATAGATGTAATTAGTATTGAAACTCTACGAAACTATGAAGTACTAAAGAAAAGTAAATTAGTAAATAATAATAAATTAATGTATCTTCCAAATGGTGTTGTTAAAACTAATGTTAAATTAGAAAAAGAAAAAACAATACTTTATGTAGGTTATATTCAAAAAGAAAACAAATCAATTGATATGCTTATATCAGCTATAAGTAACATGGAATTAAACGATTGGAAATTAGTTTTAATAGGAGAAATCAAGGAAGATATGCAAGAATTCTTTGAAGAAATTTTTAATAAAAATCCAAAACTTAGAGAAAAAATAATATTAAAGGGATATATCTCAGATAAAATAGAATTATCCAAAGAATATGCTAAATCAAACATATATTGTTGTACTTCATTAAAAGAAAGTTTTGGAATATCCACACTAGAAGCAGCATATCATGGAAATTACATAATTTCAACAAACGTAGGTGGATCACCAGACATTATTGAAAAAACAGGATATGGTCAGATAATAGAACATGATGAAGAAATTCTTCGTAAAACTCTAACTAACACTATTAATAACTGGAATAATATAAAACAAAATCCTTATCTTATTCAAAAAATAGTGTATAATTATTTTAGTTGGGATATTATTTGTAAAAAACTAAATGATAAACTTCAAGGAATAAATTTATAA
- a CDS encoding helicase C-terminal domain-containing protein, whose translation MMNTIFCPKCGMIKNKCICSDKPEEQHSLLTRPSTEEKEELQRQHPDIDDEIIENFPFKESRHNQLELITEILNAFESDKRYVILEAGTGTGKSAIAATLGQILQPAYILTMTKQLQRQYANEFGYAQVKGRNNFSCLDSGALNSCDQGTCQTIRTGQEFTCPYGIKMEQNRQKDLRKDTGETFYNTPFTFKSSEKCPYWSQKADAIKEPVALLNYDYAYLELNYVQHFQKRNIMILDEAHNIEDKIMHKLELNLYNKQLQKDVNQVIPKDMKNYTDIKDWIAFLEAIFDSYNAINTTTLTKQKGDRIEHTKRKIKEITENIKKDPEDWVVSPEEDMVSFKPLKIDRYAEKTLFQYADKVLFMSATILDKDLFCNWLGLDPEEVYYIKSESPFKKEYRPIHMHLVGPMSKRALWHTAPKTIPVLKEILDKHKNEKGLIHTNSYKCQNYIMEHIREQRLLSHTSKTRDQTLAEFEKSKNPYVLVSPSMSEGVDLPYEKCQFQVIYKVPYPYLGDKQINERKNIDPQWYAYKTIMTLMQAYGRGMRAENDHCDTYILDKNIQTILRNKMYRKLIPKFFREAITTK comes from the coding sequence ATTATGAATACAATATTTTGTCCAAAATGTGGAATGATAAAAAATAAGTGTATATGTTCAGATAAACCCGAAGAACAACATTCACTCCTTACAAGACCATCCACAGAAGAAAAAGAAGAATTACAACGTCAACATCCAGATATAGATGATGAAATCATTGAAAACTTCCCATTTAAAGAATCAAGACATAATCAATTAGAACTAATTACTGAAATATTAAATGCTTTCGAATCAGATAAAAGATATGTTATACTTGAAGCAGGAACAGGTACTGGAAAATCAGCCATTGCTGCAACACTTGGACAAATTTTACAACCCGCATATATTCTTACAATGACAAAACAATTACAAAGACAATATGCTAATGAATTTGGTTATGCACAAGTAAAAGGACGAAACAATTTTTCATGCCTAGATAGTGGAGCTTTAAACTCTTGTGATCAGGGAACTTGTCAGACAATAAGAACAGGACAAGAATTTACCTGCCCATATGGTATAAAAATGGAACAAAACAGACAAAAAGATTTAAGAAAAGACACAGGAGAAACATTCTATAACACGCCATTCACATTCAAATCATCTGAAAAATGTCCTTACTGGAGTCAAAAAGCAGATGCAATCAAAGAACCCGTAGCATTACTAAATTATGATTATGCATATCTTGAACTAAATTATGTACAACACTTCCAGAAACGTAACATAATGATACTAGATGAAGCACATAATATTGAAGACAAAATAATGCATAAATTAGAACTTAATCTCTACAACAAACAATTACAGAAAGATGTAAATCAAGTAATTCCAAAAGACATGAAAAATTATACTGATATTAAAGACTGGATTGCATTTCTAGAAGCAATATTTGATTCATATAATGCAATTAACACAACCACACTAACTAAACAAAAAGGAGATCGTATCGAACATACTAAAAGAAAAATTAAAGAGATTACTGAAAACATAAAAAAAGATCCTGAAGATTGGGTTGTATCACCCGAAGAAGATATGGTCTCATTCAAACCCCTGAAAATAGACAGATATGCAGAAAAAACACTTTTCCAATATGCAGATAAAGTACTATTTATGAGTGCAACAATTCTTGATAAAGATTTATTCTGTAACTGGCTAGGTTTAGATCCTGAAGAAGTATATTATATTAAAAGTGAAAGTCCATTTAAAAAAGAATACCGACCAATTCACATGCACCTAGTAGGACCAATGTCTAAAAGAGCTCTTTGGCATACAGCACCTAAAACCATACCAGTACTTAAAGAAATACTTGATAAACATAAAAATGAAAAAGGATTAATCCATACTAACAGTTACAAATGTCAAAATTATATTATGGAGCATATAAGAGAACAAAGACTACTTTCACATACATCTAAAACAAGAGACCAGACATTAGCTGAATTTGAAAAATCAAAAAATCCTTATGTCCTTGTTAGTCCCTCTATGAGTGAAGGTGTTGATTTACCATACGAAAAATGTCAATTCCAAGTAATATACAAAGTACCCTACCCATATCTTGGAGATAAACAAATAAATGAAAGAAAAAACATTGACCCCCAATGGTATGCATATAAAACTATAATGACACTGATGCAGGCATATGGTCGTGGAATGAGAGCAGAAAATGATCATTGTGATACATATATTCTTGATAAAAATATACAAACAATATTAAGAAATAAAATGTATAGAAAACTAATCCCTAAATTCTTTAGAGAAGCCATTACAACAAAATAA
- a CDS encoding Ig-like domain-containing protein encodes MVLIGISVVSAGDSSQMTTVSNDEGNMTSSVAVNMQDITNKTSENINPYVSGVSSKFSEYKENTSLNTQQNIKSVKQSTNTSTIHVSSLTVENKTISCNSSVQLVVKVVDKTTNVNASSGKVAFKINGKTVGYGSVVNGKAYYTYNTSGLTAKNYTISVVYGGNSYLSKSNATGCLTVITRNTQLTVDNKIIIYNSSVQLTTTVIDSSTKNYVSGGKVAFKINGKTIGYGSVVNGKAYYTYNTSGLSVKNYTISVVYSGNSYLSKSNATGYLTIITRTTQMSISNKTVLKGELVQLTVTVVDNSTKNYISGGKVAFKINGKTVGYGSVVDGKAYYNYNTSSLGLGNYTINASYSGSKIYSSTVSSKGVLTITSPSFTYAEIKEAAVYLRNQYESDHIVTKVIVGSMTMGVEDFLPIMIKMVNNINSGNVSSSIRYIDYTPITSQIDTITGGKLSLSEIITMGNKILNFYSINNRPPTYATTTYGKLGYYNIIYTYLKIIDVSSSNYLPSTNKVYNWSVIHPTNITSRKIYITSDNIFTSTKDKAFMNSIKSILESKGFTVSIVGLGPNTHNTGIWAESLPDNAVQLSIFGGSDAGVIYDICTRSFMRKKANRLIFIALYSGTAKNITDLDFLERAHDDNYSPSSFKGLAYPDIYLKEHGYDYVYTTSATSIVDALIDYING; translated from the coding sequence ATGGTATTAATAGGTATCTCTGTAGTTTCTGCAGGTGATTCTAGTCAAATGACTACTGTTTCGAATGATGAAGGTAATATGACGTCATCAGTTGCGGTAAATATGCAGGATATAACTAATAAAACTTCTGAAAATATAAATCCATATGTAAGTGGAGTTTCATCTAAATTTTCAGAATATAAGGAAAATACTTCTTTAAATACACAACAAAACATAAAATCAGTAAAACAATCAACAAATACATCTACTATACATGTATCTTCACTAACAGTTGAAAATAAAACAATATCTTGTAATAGTAGTGTACAATTAGTAGTTAAAGTAGTTGATAAAACTACTAATGTCAATGCTTCTAGTGGAAAAGTAGCATTTAAAATAAATGGTAAAACTGTAGGCTATGGTAGTGTAGTTAATGGTAAAGCATATTACACATATAACACATCAGGATTAACTGCAAAAAATTATACTATTTCCGTTGTATATGGTGGAAATTCTTATTTATCTAAATCTAATGCAACAGGTTGTCTTACAGTAATAACAAGAAATACACAATTGACTGTAGATAATAAAATAATCATTTATAATAGCAGTGTACAATTAACTACTACTGTAATTGATAGTTCTACTAAAAACTATGTTTCTGGTGGAAAAGTAGCATTTAAAATAAATGGTAAAACTATAGGTTATGGTAGTGTAGTTAATGGTAAGGCATATTACACATATAATACTTCAGGATTAAGCGTAAAAAACTATACCATTTCTGTAGTATATAGTGGAAATTCTTATTTATCTAAATCTAATGCAACAGGTTATCTTACAATAATTACAAGAACTACTCAAATGAGTATAAGTAATAAAACAGTTTTAAAAGGAGAACTAGTTCAATTAACTGTTACTGTTGTGGATAACTCTACTAAAAATTATATTTCTGGTGGAAAAGTAGCATTTAAGATAAATGGTAAAACTGTAGGCTATGGTAGTGTAGTTGATGGTAAAGCATATTATAATTATAATACCTCTTCATTAGGTCTTGGAAATTATACAATAAATGCAAGTTATTCTGGATCTAAAATATATTCTTCTACAGTGAGTAGTAAAGGTGTATTAACGATTACTAGTCCTTCATTCACCTATGCTGAAATTAAGGAAGCAGCAGTTTATCTTAGAAACCAATATGAATCAGACCATATTGTTACAAAAGTTATAGTGGGATCTATGACAATGGGTGTTGAAGATTTTCTACCAATAATGATTAAAATGGTTAATAATATTAACAGTGGAAATGTATCAAGTTCTATAAGATATATTGATTATACTCCAATAACTTCACAAATTGATACAATTACTGGTGGAAAACTAAGTTTATCTGAAATAATTACAATGGGAAATAAAATATTGAATTTTTATTCAATAAATAATAGGCCTCCTACTTATGCTACAACAACATATGGAAAACTTGGATATTATAATATAATCTACACTTATTTAAAAATAATTGATGTATCTTCATCTAATTATCTTCCATCAACGAACAAAGTATATAACTGGAGTGTTATACATCCAACAAATATCACATCACGTAAGATATACATAACCTCGGATAATATATTTACTTCAACTAAAGATAAGGCATTTATGAATTCAATCAAATCAATTCTTGAATCCAAGGGATTTACAGTATCTATAGTTGGTTTAGGTCCAAATACTCATAATACTGGAATATGGGCTGAATCATTACCTGATAATGCAGTTCAATTGTCTATATTTGGAGGGTCTGATGCTGGAGTAATATATGATATATGTACTAGAAGTTTCATGCGAAAAAAAGCAAACAGGCTAATATTTATTGCTCTATATTCAGGGACTGCTAAAAATATAACTGATTTGGATTTTCTTGAAAGAGCACATGATGATAATTATAGTCCCAGTTCATTTAAGGGATTAGCTTATCCTGATATTTATCTTAAAGAGCATGGGTATGATTATGTATATACAACAAGTGCCACTAGTATAGTTGATGCATTAATAGATTATATAAATGGTTAA
- a CDS encoding glycosyltransferase family 4 protein gives MGDRKLKIAVFHNLPSGGAKRSLYTYIDYLTSNGHIVDVFIPKTANEEYLPLKNVVSNIIEYEVKPSFIREKIYSIFSYVPAIIKKVSVNNVMKTEKKIAEDLNDSGYDIVYCEQDQFTMTPVIFKYLTKPNVYYCQQPIRKDKILTKVNNQKKKIGVFNHPIIRPFAQYFVNYIENRDYERDLEFAEYSKNLLANSYFSHESILKQYGKNAYVSYIGVDTKMFKPLNLQRENYVLSVGTCIPPKGYDFLIKSIARIPKEKRPELVVVGNSSDEGWVNYLKELAKEKEVELDILTMISDEDLIRLYNKAKLVVYAPYLEPFGYVPLEAMACGTPVVGVKEGGIRETVLHNKTGILTQRDEDDFAKAIIKLSEDRTLWNKYSSNGIQYIQSFWTLEKAGERLLKHLYRILDKKDD, from the coding sequence ATGGGTGATAGAAAATTAAAAATAGCAGTTTTTCATAATTTACCTTCAGGAGGAGCTAAAAGGTCATTATATACATATATTGATTATTTAACAAGTAATGGACATATTGTAGATGTATTTATACCTAAAACAGCTAATGAAGAATATTTACCACTAAAAAATGTGGTTAGTAATATAATTGAATATGAGGTTAAACCTAGTTTCATAAGAGAAAAAATATACTCTATATTTAGTTATGTTCCAGCAATAATTAAGAAAGTTTCTGTAAATAATGTTATGAAGACAGAGAAAAAGATTGCAGAAGATTTAAATGATTCTGGATATGATATTGTTTATTGTGAACAAGATCAGTTTACAATGACTCCTGTAATATTTAAATATTTAACAAAACCAAATGTATATTATTGTCAACAACCTATACGGAAAGATAAAATATTAACAAAGGTAAATAATCAAAAAAAGAAAATTGGTGTATTTAATCATCCAATAATAAGACCATTTGCACAATATTTTGTAAATTATATTGAAAATAGGGATTATGAAAGAGATTTAGAGTTTGCAGAATATTCCAAAAATTTATTAGCAAATTCTTACTTTAGTCATGAATCTATATTAAAACAATATGGTAAAAATGCATATGTTTCATATATTGGGGTAGATACAAAGATGTTCAAACCATTAAATTTACAACGAGAAAACTATGTATTATCCGTAGGGACTTGTATTCCTCCAAAGGGATATGATTTTTTAATTAAATCAATAGCACGCATACCTAAAGAAAAACGTCCTGAATTAGTAGTAGTAGGTAACAGTAGTGATGAAGGATGGGTGAACTATCTTAAAGAGTTAGCAAAAGAAAAAGAAGTAGAATTAGATATTCTTACAATGATTTCTGATGAGGATCTTATAAGATTATATAATAAAGCTAAATTAGTTGTGTATGCACCATACCTTGAACCATTTGGTTATGTTCCATTAGAAGCAATGGCTTGTGGAACTCCAGTAGTTGGAGTTAAAGAGGGGGGAATTAGAGAAACCGTACTTCATAATAAAACAGGAATTTTAACTCAAAGAGATGAAGATGATTTTGCAAAAGCAATAATAAAATTATCTGAAGATAGAACATTATGGAATAAATATTCTTCAAATGGAATTCAATATATTCAATCTTTTTGGACACTTGAAAAAGCTGGTGAAAGGTTATTAAAACATTTGTATAGAATTTTAGATAAAAAGGATGATTAA
- a CDS encoding glycosyltransferase family 2 protein has protein sequence MTKPLVSIILLNWNGYEDTLEALESLYQIDYPNYNVIVVDNHSTNDSIDKIKDYAQGNIVVKTDYVNYQNNKPIKLIHMMEDELTQAIDNTSTYDEKKLLLIENYDNYGFAKGNNIAMEYTVKYDKPDYVLLLNNDTIVDAEFLMKMINVALNDDKIGIIGPKFYYYDYEGSHDTIWCIGSVVDLEHYPGHHSIMNENYYDTSKNVIDCDWVSGAGLLIKTEAIPKTYLDTSFFFGCEDVDLAVTVKKKGYRIVSVMDSIIWHKVGMSRHKSSTFRTEYNHVKTNLQFIKKHKDNYYLNLPKYIYQISKLYFKAVLNKF, from the coding sequence ATGACAAAACCATTAGTATCTATAATATTATTAAATTGGAATGGATATGAAGATACACTTGAAGCATTAGAATCATTATACCAAATAGACTATCCTAATTATAATGTAATCGTGGTAGATAATCATTCAACAAATGACTCTATAGATAAAATAAAGGATTATGCTCAAGGAAATATTGTAGTAAAAACAGATTATGTAAATTATCAGAATAATAAACCTATAAAATTAATTCACATGATGGAGGATGAATTAACACAAGCAATAGATAACACATCTACATATGATGAAAAAAAATTATTACTTATAGAAAATTATGATAATTATGGGTTTGCAAAAGGAAATAATATTGCAATGGAGTACACAGTAAAATATGATAAACCTGATTATGTGTTATTACTTAATAATGATACTATTGTAGATGCTGAGTTCTTAATGAAAATGATAAATGTTGCATTAAATGATGATAAGATTGGGATTATTGGCCCTAAATTTTATTATTATGATTATGAGGGATCTCATGATACAATATGGTGTATTGGTAGTGTAGTTGATCTAGAACATTATCCGGGACATCATAGTATTATGAATGAGAATTATTATGATACCTCGAAGAATGTTATTGATTGTGATTGGGTTTCTGGTGCAGGATTACTAATTAAAACAGAAGCAATTCCTAAGACTTATTTAGATACGAGTTTCTTCTTTGGTTGTGAAGATGTTGATTTAGCAGTTACTGTTAAAAAGAAAGGATATAGGATAGTATCTGTAATGGATTCAATAATATGGCATAAAGTGGGTATGTCTAGACATAAGAGTTCTACTTTCCGTACAGAATATAATCATGTTAAAACAAATCTCCAATTTATTAAGAAACATAAAGATAATTATTATTTAAATCTACCCAAATACATATATCAAATATCTAAATTGTATTTTAAAGCTGTATTAAACAAATTTTAA
- a CDS encoding glycosyltransferase family 2 protein gives MLLNWNGHKDTIECLNSLKELNYPNFDIYLVDNDSKEESIDFIRKYLDNSDYSYDIATKNTIQSYIKPDDLDLLLILNDKNEGFAGGNNLALDYIYNNRNTDYILLLNNDTIVSPDFVNGLLDKIKEDDNTGFVGTTHYYYQDKSKIQTIGGGIVDLSHGEARAITEKNQKDTFDFITGSCILMSLDVLLDVGMMCPDFFMYWEDVDWSTSVREHGYHLKVSDYGCIYHKEGASIKSLSRIYYHTRNRIFYMKRHTSGLKYYQFIIYIILYVMKEATMNINKNRKYSKTLLNGLKDGLLKH, from the coding sequence GTGTTGTTAAATTGGAATGGTCATAAAGACACTATTGAATGTTTGAATTCTTTAAAAGAATTGAATTATCCAAATTTTGATATTTATTTAGTGGATAATGATTCAAAAGAAGAATCTATTGATTTTATTAGAAAATATCTTGATAATAGTGACTATTCGTATGATATCGCTACAAAAAATACTATTCAAAGTTATATAAAACCAGATGATTTGGATTTATTATTAATTTTAAATGATAAAAATGAAGGATTTGCTGGGGGAAATAATTTAGCTCTTGATTATATATATAATAATAGAAATACTGATTATATACTTTTATTAAATAATGATACAATAGTATCTCCTGATTTTGTCAATGGATTACTTGATAAAATAAAAGAGGATGATAATACGGGATTTGTTGGAACAACTCATTATTATTATCAGGATAAAAGTAAAATACAAACTATTGGTGGGGGAATAGTTGATTTAAGTCATGGTGAAGCAAGAGCAATCACAGAGAAAAACCAGAAAGATACTTTTGATTTCATCACAGGCTCTTGTATTTTAATGTCTCTTGATGTGTTGTTGGATGTTGGCATGATGTGTCCTGATTTCTTCATGTATTGGGAAGACGTAGATTGGTCTACTAGTGTACGAGAACATGGATATCATCTTAAAGTTTCGGACTATGGTTGTATATATCATAAAGAAGGTGCATCAATAAAATCATTATCACGTATATATTATCATACACGTAATAGGATATTCTATATGAAACGTCATACAAGCGGTCTAAAATACTATCAATTTATTATCTACATAATCCTGTATGTAATGAAAGAAGCTACAATGAATATTAATAAAAATAGAAAATATTCAAAAACTCTACTAAACGGACTAAAAGATGGATTATTAAAACATTAA
- the cobI gene encoding precorrin-2 C(20)-methyltransferase encodes MTIGKLYGIGVGPGDPELVTIKAARIIKETDIIFAPQSRNGKPSVALNIVQGIVDEREEKCEILQPLFPMTEDKKELEKSWDEATNVLFDKLTTGLNAVFVTLGDPTVFSTFSYISSRLQAKGVEVELIPGITSFTACAARSGIQLTEQDDIMVVVPQVDERLTKILPYADTVVAMKTSRHLDVLEECIDKDPREKEIVSVQNCTMENENIVHGFVDNKKYFSTSIIKFKK; translated from the coding sequence ATGACAATTGGAAAATTATATGGTATAGGGGTAGGTCCTGGAGACCCTGAACTAGTGACAATAAAAGCAGCAAGGATTATCAAAGAAACAGATATTATATTTGCTCCACAATCACGTAATGGAAAACCTAGTGTAGCATTAAATATAGTTCAAGGAATAGTGGATGAAAGAGAAGAAAAATGTGAAATACTACAACCATTATTCCCAATGACTGAAGATAAGAAGGAATTAGAAAAATCATGGGATGAAGCAACAAATGTGCTCTTTGATAAATTAACTACAGGTTTAAATGCAGTATTTGTAACATTAGGTGATCCAACCGTTTTCAGTACATTTTCATATATATCCTCAAGATTACAAGCAAAAGGGGTGGAAGTTGAATTAATTCCTGGAATAACTTCATTTACCGCATGTGCAGCAAGATCTGGAATTCAATTAACTGAACAAGATGATATTATGGTAGTGGTGCCTCAAGTAGATGAAAGATTAACAAAAATACTACCCTATGCAGATACTGTTGTAGCAATGAAAACTTCAAGACATTTGGATGTGCTAGAAGAATGTATAGATAAAGATCCAAGAGAAAAAGAAATAGTATCTGTACAAAATTGTACAATGGAAAATGAGAATATTGTACATGGATTTGTAGATAATAAAAAATACTTTTCAACAAGTATAATTAAATTTAAAAAGTAA